The following proteins are encoded in a genomic region of Paenibacillus sp. FSL H3-0469:
- the fabG gene encoding 3-oxoacyl-ACP reductase FabG produces MMLPGEDSKPIGEMTVLITGGSGGIGGAIAERFASVGMNIVIHYMNSHEAANDVARRCLALGAKVMTVAADMKDRSQLVRMAERLESSGMMPDILVNNAGKAHYGMLADLTEEEWDDIMAVNLKGTFMCSQIFMPYMVTQRYGRIINVSSVWGISGASCEVAYSASKGGVNAFTKALAKELAPSKVTVNAVAPGAVHTAMLSNLQADELKMLEEEIPAGRLATPEDISSLVYFLALPESGYITGQVISPNGGWIT; encoded by the coding sequence ATGATGTTACCGGGAGAGGACAGCAAACCGATTGGTGAAATGACAGTGCTCATTACCGGGGGCAGCGGGGGAATCGGCGGCGCGATCGCTGAGCGTTTTGCTTCGGTGGGAATGAACATTGTGATTCATTATATGAATTCGCATGAAGCGGCCAATGATGTGGCCCGGCGCTGTCTGGCGCTGGGGGCGAAGGTAATGACCGTAGCGGCGGACATGAAAGACCGCAGTCAGCTCGTACGCATGGCCGAAAGACTGGAGAGCAGCGGCATGATGCCGGATATCCTGGTCAATAATGCCGGAAAAGCACATTATGGCATGTTAGCCGATCTGACCGAGGAGGAATGGGACGATATCATGGCGGTAAATCTGAAGGGCACCTTTATGTGCAGCCAGATTTTCATGCCTTATATGGTCACGCAGCGTTACGGCCGGATTATTAATGTGTCCTCTGTGTGGGGGATCTCAGGCGCATCCTGTGAAGTGGCGTATTCGGCCAGCAAGGGCGGAGTGAATGCTTTTACCAAGGCGCTCGCCAAGGAGCTGGCCCCCTCGAAGGTCACTGTGAACGCAGTAGCGCCAGGAGCGGTGCACACGGCCATGCTGTCCAATCTGCAGGCGGATGAGCTGAAGATGCTGGAGGAGGAGATCCCTGCGGGGAGACTGGCTACCCCTGAAGATATATCCTCGCTTGTCTATTTTCTGGCGCTGCCTGAATCCGGCTATATTACGGGGCAGGTCATCAGTCCGAACGGCGGCTGGATTACTTAA